In Clostridium sp. DL-VIII, the following proteins share a genomic window:
- a CDS encoding nitroreductase family protein: MKFIELAAKRYSVRNFDTKKINQEELNLILKAGQLAPTAANRQPQRILVLESEEALAKLKNCTVYHFNAPLALLICADKNEAWERGYDGKVHTDIDGSIIATHMMLQAAELGIGSTWVGHFDPAAIRDAFNIPTNLEPVCLLPIGYPSNEAKPNPNHEKRKDISQTVFYNNF, translated from the coding sequence ATGAAGTTTATAGAATTAGCTGCTAAAAGATATTCTGTAAGAAATTTTGACACAAAAAAAATCAATCAAGAGGAATTGAATTTAATTTTAAAAGCAGGCCAATTAGCTCCAACAGCTGCAAATCGCCAGCCTCAAAGAATTTTGGTGCTTGAAAGCGAAGAAGCCCTTGCTAAGCTAAAAAATTGCACAGTTTATCATTTTAATGCACCTTTAGCCTTACTTATATGCGCTGATAAAAATGAAGCATGGGAGCGCGGTTATGACGGAAAAGTCCATACTGATATTGATGGAAGCATTATTGCTACGCATATGATGTTACAAGCTGCTGAACTTGGTATAGGTTCAACATGGGTTGGCCATTTTGATCCTGCTGCTATACGTGATGCTTTTAATATACCAACAAATCTTGAACCTGTATGTCTTTTACCAATTGGTTATCCAAGTAACGAAGCTAAGCCAAATCCTAACCACGAAAAAAGAAAGGATATTTCCCAAACTGTCTTTTACAATAATTTTTAA
- a CDS encoding flavodoxin family protein — translation MKVYAINGSPRKNKNTATLLQKALDGVKEAAKDKEIETEMINLYDLNYTGCKSCFACKRLEGKSYGKCAVKDDLQEVLEKVSQADGIIFGSPVYFWNITGQLRSFLERLFFPYLVYDNNHSSIAPKKMPTAIIYTMNVTEEIMNKSGYLATFNNVEAVIEGIFTKPLVMHSNDTYQFDDYSKYKVEVFSEEAKAEHRKVQFPLDCQKAFEIGASLIK, via the coding sequence ATGAAGGTTTATGCTATCAATGGAAGCCCAAGAAAAAATAAAAATACGGCTACATTACTTCAAAAAGCTCTAGATGGAGTGAAAGAAGCGGCAAAAGATAAAGAAATTGAAACTGAAATGATTAATTTATATGATTTAAACTATACTGGATGCAAAAGCTGCTTTGCTTGCAAGAGACTTGAAGGCAAAAGTTATGGAAAATGCGCAGTAAAAGACGATCTTCAAGAAGTTTTAGAAAAAGTGTCCCAAGCTGATGGAATTATTTTTGGATCTCCAGTATATTTTTGGAATATAACAGGTCAATTGCGATCATTTCTAGAAAGATTATTCTTCCCTTATTTAGTATATGATAATAATCATTCTTCAATTGCTCCAAAGAAGATGCCAACAGCAATAATTTATACAATGAATGTAACAGAAGAGATAATGAATAAATCTGGTTACTTAGCAACTTTTAATAATGTAGAAGCAGTGATTGAAGGAATATTCACAAAACCATTAGTTATGCATTCAAATGATACTTATCAATTTGATGATTACTCAAAATATAAAGTGGAAGTATTCTCCGAGGAAGCAAAAGCGGAACATAGAAAAGTTCAATTTCCTTTAGATTGCCAAAAGGCATTTGAGATAGGGGCTAGTCTAATAAAATAA
- a CDS encoding helix-turn-helix domain-containing protein, producing MSEYMNRKFPDDNIYETDCPVLYALDVVGQKWKLPIMWYLSRKDSTRYNELKRKVNGVTNMMLTKSLKELEEHKLVIRTQYETIPPRVEYSLTERGKALLPTLKELYIWGEEQLEFDKHK from the coding sequence ATGAGTGAGTATATGAATAGAAAATTCCCTGATGATAATATATATGAAACAGATTGTCCTGTTTTATATGCACTTGATGTTGTAGGTCAAAAATGGAAACTACCTATTATGTGGTATTTATCCCGTAAAGATTCTACTAGATATAATGAATTAAAACGAAAAGTTAACGGTGTTACTAATATGATGCTTACAAAGTCTTTAAAAGAATTAGAAGAACATAAGCTAGTTATTAGAACTCAATATGAAACTATTCCTCCTAGAGTTGAATACTCTTTGACAGAAAGAGGTAAAGCCTTACTTCCCACATTAAAGGAATTATATATATGGGGCGAAGAGCAACTTGAATTTGATAAGCATAAATAA
- a CDS encoding glycoside hydrolase family 43 protein: MEKTTKQNEPLVTHIYTADPSAHVFEGKIYIYPSHDLDQVMVSNDNGDQYNMEDYHILSLDDTDSPCVDHGEAIHLRDIPWASKQLWAPDAAYKNGTYYLFFPARDKDEIFRIGVATGSNPAGPFKAQESYIPGSFSIDPAVLMDDDNRSYVYFGGLWGGQLEKWQTGTFKEDAEGPAVTEPAIGPRVAELTDDMLTFKESPEEISIVDEEGNPILAGDEERRYFEGPWVHKYNGNYYLSYSTGTTHCIVYAMSKNPKGPYTFKGKILNPVLGWTTHHSIVEFEGKWYLFYHDSSLSGGADNKRCVKYTEIKYNADGTIQTVELP; encoded by the coding sequence ATGGAAAAGACTACAAAACAAAATGAACCTTTAGTAACTCATATTTATACTGCAGATCCTTCTGCTCATGTATTTGAAGGTAAAATTTATATTTATCCTTCTCATGATCTTGATCAAGTCATGGTTTCAAATGATAATGGCGACCAATATAACATGGAGGATTATCACATTTTATCTCTTGATGATACGGACTCACCTTGCGTTGACCATGGTGAAGCAATTCACTTAAGAGATATTCCATGGGCAAGTAAACAATTATGGGCCCCAGATGCCGCATATAAAAATGGCACATATTATTTATTTTTCCCAGCAAGAGATAAAGATGAGATCTTTAGAATTGGAGTAGCTACTGGTTCAAACCCTGCTGGACCATTTAAAGCTCAGGAAAGTTATATACCAGGCAGCTTTAGTATTGATCCCGCTGTTTTAATGGATGATGATAATAGATCATATGTTTACTTCGGAGGCCTTTGGGGTGGACAATTAGAAAAATGGCAGACTGGTACTTTCAAGGAGGATGCTGAAGGACCTGCTGTTACAGAGCCTGCGATAGGACCAAGAGTAGCTGAATTAACTGATGATATGCTTACTTTTAAGGAAAGTCCTGAAGAAATATCAATTGTTGATGAAGAGGGGAATCCTATACTTGCTGGTGATGAAGAAAGAAGATATTTTGAAGGGCCATGGGTTCATAAATACAATGGAAATTATTATCTTTCATATTCTACTGGTACTACTCACTGTATTGTATATGCTATGAGTAAAAATCCAAAAGGTCCTTATACTTTTAAAGGAAAAATACTTAATCCTGTATTAGGCTGGACTACTCACCATTCAATTGTTGAATTTGAAGGTAAATGGTATTTATTCTATCATGATAGCTCTCTATCAGGTGGAGCTGACAACAAACGCTGCGTAAAATACACTGAAATAAAATACAATGCTGATGGCACTATCCAAACAGTAGAATTACCTTAA
- a CDS encoding glycoside hydrolase family 3 C-terminal domain-containing protein, which yields MNNEQKNTHEAAVKAAKELVAKMTLQEKAEQLTYNSPAVKRLNIPEYNWWNEGLHGVARAGTATVFPQAIGLAAMFDEEFLGKVAGIIATEGRAKYNENSKKEDRDIYKGLTYWSPNVNIFRDPRWGRGHETYGEDPYLTSRLGVAFVKGLQGDGKYLKLSACAKHFAVHSGPESLRHEFNAVVSQKDLHETYLPAFEACVKEANVESVMGAYNRTNGEPCCGSKALLKDILRGKWGFKGHVVSDCWALADFHMHHKVTSTATESVALAIENGCDLNCGNMYLNLLLAYKEGLVTEEQITTAAERLMTTRFKLGMFDEDCEYNQIPYEVNDCKEHNQVSLEASRKSMVLLKNNGILPLDKSKLKAVAVIGPNANSEIMLKGNYSGTASKYTTILDGIHDVLDDDVRVYYSEGCHLYKEKVEDLARRDDRLAEAVSVAERADVVILCLGLDSTIEGEQGDAGNGYGAGDKLDLNLPGIQQELLEKVLETGKPVVVVLGTGSGLTLNGAEERCAAILNAWYPGSHGGTAAADILFGKCSPSGKLPVTFYKDTDKLPEFTDYAMKGRTYRYMDESNCLYPFGYGLTYSTVELSNLQVPAVRGEFDGIDISVEIENTGSYDIEEVVQCYIKDLESKYAVLNHSLAGFKRVSLKKGESKTVTMKLNRRAFEAVDDAGERILDSKKFKLFVGVSQPDERSLELGAAAPLSANIELA from the coding sequence GTGAATAATGAACAAAAAAATACTCATGAAGCTGCAGTGAAGGCAGCAAAAGAATTAGTAGCTAAAATGACCTTGCAGGAAAAAGCAGAGCAACTGACTTATAATTCGCCAGCAGTTAAACGTTTAAATATACCAGAATATAATTGGTGGAATGAGGGCCTTCATGGTGTTGCAAGAGCAGGTACAGCCACTGTTTTCCCTCAAGCAATTGGACTTGCAGCTATGTTTGATGAGGAGTTTTTAGGAAAGGTAGCTGGAATCATTGCGACAGAAGGACGTGCAAAATACAATGAGAATAGCAAAAAAGAAGATAGAGATATATATAAAGGACTAACTTATTGGTCACCTAATGTTAATATTTTCAGAGATCCTAGATGGGGAAGAGGTCATGAAACTTATGGAGAAGATCCATATTTAACATCTAGATTAGGAGTTGCTTTTGTAAAAGGTTTGCAGGGAGATGGCAAATACCTAAAGTTATCAGCTTGTGCAAAGCATTTTGCAGTTCATAGCGGGCCAGAAAGCTTAAGACATGAATTTAATGCGGTTGTTAGTCAAAAAGATTTACATGAAACTTATCTTCCAGCTTTTGAAGCTTGTGTAAAAGAAGCAAATGTAGAAAGTGTAATGGGAGCATATAACAGAACAAATGGAGAACCTTGCTGCGGAAGTAAGGCCTTATTAAAGGATATATTAAGAGGCAAGTGGGGATTTAAGGGACATGTAGTATCTGACTGCTGGGCACTTGCAGATTTCCATATGCATCATAAAGTTACCAGCACAGCAACTGAATCAGTAGCCTTAGCAATAGAAAATGGATGCGACCTTAATTGTGGAAATATGTATTTGAATTTATTATTAGCATATAAAGAAGGTCTTGTAACAGAAGAGCAGATAACTACAGCAGCAGAAAGACTTATGACAACTAGGTTTAAGCTTGGAATGTTTGATGAAGACTGCGAATATAATCAAATACCATATGAAGTAAATGACTGCAAAGAACATAATCAGGTGTCTTTAGAAGCATCAAGAAAATCCATGGTACTATTAAAAAATAATGGCATACTTCCATTAGATAAGTCAAAGTTAAAGGCAGTTGCGGTAATTGGACCAAATGCAAATAGTGAAATTATGTTAAAGGGAAATTATTCAGGTACTGCATCTAAATATACAACAATATTAGATGGAATTCATGATGTATTAGATGATGACGTAAGAGTATATTATTCAGAAGGCTGTCATTTATATAAAGAGAAGGTAGAAGATCTTGCAAGAAGAGATGATAGACTAGCTGAGGCGGTTTCAGTAGCAGAAAGAGCAGATGTTGTTATCTTATGCTTAGGTTTAGATTCTACTATTGAAGGAGAGCAGGGAGATGCAGGTAACGGTTATGGTGCAGGAGATAAGTTAGATTTAAATCTACCAGGAATACAGCAGGAACTACTTGAAAAAGTACTTGAGACTGGAAAGCCAGTAGTAGTAGTTCTTGGAACTGGAAGCGGATTAACTCTTAATGGGGCAGAAGAAAGATGTGCAGCTATCTTAAATGCATGGTATCCAGGAAGCCATGGTGGTACAGCAGCAGCAGATATATTATTTGGAAAATGTTCACCAAGTGGTAAGCTTCCAGTAACATTCTACAAAGATACAGACAAGCTTCCTGAGTTCACTGATTATGCTATGAAGGGAAGAACTTATAGATATATGGATGAAAGCAACTGCTTATATCCATTTGGCTATGGCTTGACTTATTCAACTGTTGAATTATCGAATTTACAGGTGCCAGCTGTTAGAGGTGAATTTGACGGCATTGACATCAGTGTAGAAATTGAAAATACTGGCTCTTACGATATAGAAGAAGTAGTTCAATGCTATATAAAGGATTTAGAATCAAAATATGCAGTGCTTAATCACAGCTTAGCAGGTTTCAAACGAGTTTCTTTGAAGAAGGGAGAAAGTAAAACTGTAACAATGAAGTTAAATAGAAGAGCCTTTGAAGCAGTAGATGATGCTGGAGAAAGAATTCTTGACAGCAAAAAGTTCAAATTATTTGTCGGTGTATCTCAGCCAGATGAGAGAAGCCTTGAGCTTGGAGCAGCAGCACCACTAAGTGCAAATATTGAATTAGCATAA
- a CDS encoding AraC family transcriptional regulator, giving the protein MLKYEAYHFGEGTLFSNYHPVSLTYQVHLHRSFEFIYVKAGNLEVCVNNRTFELKKNDCMLILPYEIHSISTEEYSEADICVFSPKYVKTFENTAYGKFLENPVFNLSTTSEALVLDKIFSENASLLQMKACLYLICSEVIEQTKLLPSEKSDYQLLHKILSYVQDNFTKDISLKTIANEFCYNYNYLSKYLNRILGISFVDFINQNRVSYAAYLLINSEDPITDIAYKCGYSSIRSFNRNFFKITNTTPKNYRHS; this is encoded by the coding sequence ATGTTAAAGTATGAGGCATATCATTTTGGTGAAGGCACTCTTTTTTCAAATTATCATCCTGTAAGTCTTACTTACCAGGTTCATTTACACCGAAGCTTTGAATTTATTTATGTTAAGGCGGGTAATTTGGAAGTCTGCGTAAACAATAGAACCTTTGAACTTAAGAAAAATGACTGCATGCTTATTCTGCCTTATGAAATCCATTCCATTTCAACTGAGGAATACTCTGAAGCTGATATTTGTGTATTTTCGCCAAAGTACGTAAAGACCTTTGAAAATACTGCTTATGGCAAATTTCTTGAAAATCCCGTATTTAATCTATCTACTACTTCGGAAGCTTTAGTACTAGACAAAATTTTCAGCGAAAATGCTAGTCTTCTTCAAATGAAGGCATGTCTTTACCTAATATGCTCCGAGGTAATAGAACAAACCAAATTACTTCCAAGCGAAAAAAGTGATTATCAGCTTCTTCATAAAATTCTAAGCTATGTTCAGGATAATTTCACTAAAGACATTTCCTTAAAAACCATTGCTAATGAATTCTGTTATAACTATAATTATCTTTCAAAATACTTAAATAGAATTTTAGGAATTTCCTTTGTAGATTTTATTAACCAAAATCGAGTCAGTTATGCAGCATATTTACTAATAAACTCAGAAGATCCAATTACAGATATTGCTTATAAATGCGGCTATTCAAGTATACGTTCATTTAATAGAAATTTCTTTAAGATTACAAATACAACGCCAAAAAACTATAGACACTCTTAG
- a CDS encoding DeoR/GlpR family DNA-binding transcription regulator: MLAEERQERILEIIREKKNIKTSELMETFDVSNETIRRDLDYLERQGCLKKVYGGAILNKKLSWEPSYNERALINHEEKKKIGIECAKLINDDDIIFVDLGTTPLEVVKNLSNKKNLTIFTTSLYVANFVIEQLDVKCIVLGGEIRKNERCLNGPITEMILDNLHFDKAILSAGGIDEEIGLSDYDLNDVSVKKKVVSCVDEAIVVCDSSKFGVKALAQVVPIKSLSVIVTDNNIDKEWKDKIIKSGVHLIAGNMD; the protein is encoded by the coding sequence ATGCTTGCTGAAGAACGACAAGAGAGAATACTTGAGATTATAAGGGAGAAAAAAAATATAAAAACTTCCGAACTTATGGAAACTTTTGATGTATCAAATGAAACTATAAGGAGAGACTTAGATTATCTTGAGCGGCAGGGCTGTCTAAAAAAAGTATATGGTGGTGCAATTTTAAATAAGAAGTTAAGCTGGGAACCATCCTATAATGAAAGGGCACTAATTAACCACGAAGAAAAGAAGAAGATTGGAATAGAATGTGCGAAACTAATAAATGATGATGATATAATTTTTGTTGATTTAGGCACAACTCCCCTTGAAGTTGTAAAGAATTTAAGTAATAAAAAAAATTTGACTATTTTTACAACCTCTCTTTATGTGGCAAACTTTGTAATTGAGCAGTTAGATGTAAAATGCATAGTTTTAGGAGGGGAGATTAGAAAGAATGAAAGATGTTTAAATGGACCTATTACGGAGATGATATTAGATAACCTGCATTTTGATAAGGCAATACTTTCAGCAGGCGGCATTGACGAAGAAATTGGCCTAAGTGACTACGATTTAAATGATGTAAGTGTAAAAAAGAAAGTAGTAAGCTGTGTTGATGAAGCTATAGTAGTTTGCGATTCTTCAAAATTTGGAGTAAAAGCTCTTGCGCAGGTAGTTCCTATTAAAAGTCTATCGGTAATAGTTACAGATAATAATATAGATAAAGAGTGGAAAGACAAAATAATTAAAAGCGGGGTACATTTAATAGCTGGCAATATGGATTAA
- a CDS encoding ABC transporter ATP-binding protein: protein MSYISIKELNKSFTKVKALSNINISIEKGEFISLLGPSGCGKSTLLRIIAGLESLSAGKILVNNNNLVNTPVNKRNMGMVFQSYSLFPNMTTQENIAFGLKLKKASKEEIEEKVQEIIDLVGLQGREDHYPNQLSGGQQQRVALARALVVNPDVLLLDEPLSALDAQIRVSLRKLIKEIHKKFKITTLFVTHDQEEALSISDRIFVMDKGEIVQQGTPEQIYKQPESKFVANFIGTYNFLKPEFFKGSESNGEILIRPEHIEITSEEAETNENIFSGTISNVYFLGNVVRLNVLVNDTMILVDTLNSRNEVYFEGEKINLRFLKDKYMRLK, encoded by the coding sequence ATGAGTTATATTTCGATAAAAGAATTAAATAAAAGCTTTACCAAAGTGAAGGCTTTATCTAACATAAATATAAGCATAGAAAAAGGAGAATTCATATCACTGCTTGGACCATCAGGCTGTGGAAAGAGTACTTTGCTTAGGATTATAGCAGGACTTGAAAGCTTAAGTGCTGGGAAAATCCTTGTAAACAATAATAATCTTGTAAATACTCCTGTCAATAAAAGAAATATGGGAATGGTTTTTCAATCTTATTCTCTATTTCCTAATATGACTACTCAGGAGAATATTGCCTTTGGGCTCAAACTAAAAAAGGCTTCAAAAGAAGAAATAGAAGAAAAGGTTCAGGAAATTATAGATTTAGTTGGTCTTCAGGGTAGAGAAGATCATTATCCAAATCAGCTTTCTGGAGGACAACAGCAGAGAGTAGCCCTTGCAAGAGCTTTGGTAGTAAATCCTGATGTGCTTTTGCTTGATGAACCTTTAAGTGCTTTAGATGCACAGATAAGAGTGAGCTTAAGAAAACTAATAAAAGAAATTCATAAGAAATTTAAAATAACAACATTATTTGTAACTCATGATCAAGAGGAAGCCTTATCAATTTCTGACAGGATATTTGTAATGGACAAGGGGGAGATCGTTCAACAAGGAACTCCAGAGCAAATATACAAACAGCCTGAAAGTAAATTTGTTGCTAATTTTATCGGGACTTATAATTTTTTAAAGCCTGAATTTTTTAAGGGATCTGAAAGTAATGGAGAAATCCTTATAAGACCTGAACATATCGAAATTACTTCAGAAGAAGCAGAAACAAATGAAAATATTTTTAGTGGAACCATTTCAAACGTATATTTCTTAGGTAACGTTGTTAGACTAAATGTGCTTGTAAATGATACAATGATATTAGTTGATACCTTAAATAGTAGAAATGAAGTGTATTTTGAAGGAGAAAAAATAAATCTACGTTTTCTAAAGGATAAATACATGAGGTTAAAGTAA
- a CDS encoding ABC transporter permease: MKGNTGKKIFLVLLLIYLFVPMLAIFLFSLTDEWDTTILPVSYTFKYYIAIFSDPKFTLSMMETVAISIVTCIVCVIIMVPCIYLTTLYFKKLEKFFEILTLLPFIMPGVVLAIGLIQIYSEGPIAISGTIWILLGAYFVLCLPFMYHSIRNSFRGIDAPKLKEAAMILGCNEFQAFTKVILPNLIRGLISAVLLSISILFGEFVLVNLLVGTAYKTIQIYLFNALNTDGHTASAIVTIYTIVIFIISYLAIMLTGQKRKKVED; encoded by the coding sequence ATGAAAGGAAATACAGGGAAAAAGATTTTTTTAGTATTACTATTAATATATTTATTTGTGCCAATGCTTGCGATCTTCTTATTTTCACTTACAGATGAATGGGATACAACTATTTTGCCTGTAAGTTATACTTTTAAATATTATATTGCTATATTCAGTGATCCAAAATTCACCTTATCTATGATGGAAACAGTGGCTATAAGTATAGTGACTTGTATTGTATGTGTGATTATAATGGTTCCTTGCATCTATCTTACTACGTTATATTTCAAGAAACTCGAAAAGTTTTTTGAGATACTTACATTACTGCCTTTTATTATGCCTGGAGTAGTGCTTGCCATAGGGCTTATCCAAATTTATTCGGAAGGTCCTATAGCCATATCGGGAACCATATGGATATTGCTTGGAGCATATTTTGTTTTATGTCTCCCATTTATGTATCACTCTATAAGAAACAGCTTTAGGGGTATTGATGCGCCAAAGCTTAAGGAAGCAGCCATGATACTTGGCTGCAATGAATTTCAAGCTTTTACAAAAGTTATATTGCCAAATTTAATAAGGGGACTTATATCGGCGGTGCTTTTATCTATTTCCATATTATTTGGAGAATTTGTACTTGTTAATTTATTGGTTGGAACTGCATATAAAACAATTCAAATATACCTCTTTAATGCACTAAATACGGATGGACATACTGCTAGTGCAATAGTAACAATTTACACCATTGTAATATTTATTATTTCATATCTTGCAATAATGCTAACAGGCCAAAAAAGAAAAAAGGTGGAGGATTAA